tgaaaaaaatcgaaaatatgcaattagaaaatgagaaaaataaaaacagccCTTGATTATAAGTGACGAGGGAggttaattttgagaaaatgttggcCGAAAATCGAAGGAAAGCACAAAACGGAAAACTTTAAAGACGGTGTagtcggaattttttattgtcttATTATACtcagaattgtctgaaaacaccgaattgcactatgaaacattgaaaatttttcaaaaaagaagctctagcggctcaaaaaatgacctaaattagttaaaatttgaaatttgaccgacttggccgtaaactattttttcgaaatcacCGTCTCATTTTGGATATACCACTCGATCTTGTaacttaaaatgtttttaaccCAAATCTGGACATCCATTGTccttaaaatacctaaatctagttgaaaacgcaagataattgacttgtatacccaaaattagTCGTTGATTTCAAACAACTTAGTTTCCATttgtttcattataaaattagaaaatgaattgtttcttgaaaaaataaaaatgaattgtttcttgaaacatgtttttagGAACACATGGTTAAGTAAGAAAGTCTACCCTGCGAAAATTATCACAGTAGTACAGAACCTAAATTTGAATAACCGCGTAATAATGCTcataaaaatatacaaaaaaattcaccgaCGTTCAATaacatgttttattttgatatgcCTTTTCTCTCTCCAGGTGCTATAAATGTTAATCTTGGTTCTGATAGGTCTCACTAGTTCTTTTAATCAAACTTTTCTCGATTAAACCTTttcttgctcaaaaaaaatttagttattGTTGTGTATCAACTTGTATTGACCCACGACGTGGCTAAGAAGATCGTACAACGTGAACTCTCTAACTAACTTATTTATTCTTCAGTTTAATGTAATAATAAACTACTCGTCTTCGCCTCCTCGTTCTGCCTCAATACATAACAGTTATATATTAAGGTAATTAACAATTTCTtcgtattttttcagttttcgttAATCAATATTATATAAATCCAAGATCCAGTGATCCAATGAAGGTCCAGTCATATAATTGAATTATGAAAGTATAAAGGTATTCGGAAAATATGACACATGGTtaattattgttttgaaatttgcgtGAAAAGAAGAGTTTTATGATCTCCTGTGAGATTTTGAATACAAACTTATCATTTGGTGATTTTAAgctattccaatttttgtttcagatttctAGGTATACCATATTCGATACTCATgttcagtcaaaaaaaaaaaatcttaaattattAACTCCACGCGTGGCTCCACGCGTCCACGTTAACTTATTTTCTATCTATCCGCCCGACcaataaaaatacttttcggGGAAAATCGCAGCACATTTTGAACAGTTGCTCGAATTGCAGAACTTTTGATCTCGGAGACACTTTTAAAGTGTGTGAGCAGTTgttctctcaattttcttgtGGGAGCATGCTAGAAACGATTTTGGGTCAGGACCAACTGGCGCCACAAAATTTCGATCTTCAAGACTCCTCAGAGGACCTAAAAATTTACTGGAAGTCTGATAGCTGGAGATGTTATActggaaatataaattttgattttcaaaatataattaactGATGGATGCCGATTACCTCCCTCCGTAACGATAATCGAATCGAATTCGCAAAATTATCTCAACCGGACTATGGCCGGACAATTTATGAGTTCGAGCATTCAAACGATGACGGCACATTTTTAATTATGTATGTGGACCATTCCAGACAGTTCAATGTTTTACAATATACATTTTGCGAACTTTactttaaagaaaaacatCATGATTAAATAGAGAcatgttaaaataaaataataaaataaaactgaaaatcatgTTCTTCATTTCGAAGCTGGTCTCGAGGAATTTACTCAGTACACTTGCGTGATTTGATGacgaactgaaaaaaatttggtttaaaaaaagatatattTCAAAGTCTTACATCACGGAATCCATTCCATTCCTTCTCACTGCACTGCTCTGCAATCTCCTTCTTAAGACAACCATTGTCTCCATAAAACTTCTCGCAAGCCGGTGTCTCATTTGCCTTAATAGTAGCCTCCACTGCATTCGGATCCCACTTTGCAAAACAAACAGACTTtgctttttccaatttcttggCACATGGCTGGAAGTCTCCTGTCATATATTCAATCACgttgcagatttttttcacgTCTTGCATCATGTTTTTATGCTCGTCGGCGAATGATTTGCAGGTGACGTCAGCGAAACAGGATTGCAACGAATCgcacgattttttgaattccttgGTTTCTTGGGAGTCTTCATAGTcgagttgatttttttgggccACAAAATTGTCGAGTTACTGCaatcataaacttttttcactgaTAACCAAAACATCAAACATACATTAAGGCAAGTGACTGCCTTGATCGCTTCCGAACGGGTGCAGTTTCGTAGATCAACAACTACATCTTTTCCTTGAGCAGTTGCAAGGAATAAAGCGGCAAAAAGCAGGTATCCGAACATTCTTCCACcgggaaaaaagtgaagaatgaaaatttccggaggTAATGAATGGGTGGGGCCGACTGCTCACCCACACACTTAGTGAATACTTCCCCGATTAAAACATTTCTGGGGGTCAAAAGTTCCAAGATTCGAGCAACTGTTAGCAACGAAAAAGCGTGGCGAATGAAAATTTCTCTATCCACTGGGATTGCCACCTGTTCACACACTTTAAAAGTGTCACCGTGATTTGAACATTAGTAGGGTCAAGGCAAAAGCAAACGTTTTCTGAAATGAGCAACTGTTCAAAATGTGCCTACTTCCGCGTTTTTTAAAGGAAGAGTGGACTCttaggaaagaaaaaaatgtcttgCGCCTTGTTCATGTGACTGGAAAAATAGTATGTAATAGGAAaaagttacagtaatcctacagtacagTACTTCACCAGCATTAGATCTGGTAGGATTACTGGAAGTCTAGTGATACTGTAGAGTTTTTTTATTAGCTTGTAAGATTTACATTTAAACGATacaattttcgtaaaaatttgattttgaaaaatatttgcaaaattattttaaatttctgatatGAGTAGTCTGACTTGACCAAACTacgggaaaatttaaaattgcttttctcttaaatttggaaaaataattccaaGCCCGAATTTTTAATCTTTATGATCTTTTGTTAAAGGAAGTCTcgtaaaaaatccaaaattttccaaaacttgtcgaaactttttcctaaaaattttgaaaagtctcaCTCGGTTATCTTTGAGTACATACAGTCATTTGAATTTATGATTCATTAATCttgaaatacaataaaaaattacaacttcAAGAATGCAAAAGTATGCGGGTAGGCGTATCCTACAGAGTTTCCATTTTCACCGTCGTTGTAGTTGCCGTAGATCACCGAATTGTTATTgtactgtaaaaaaaaacagagtttAATTTGTAGCCGACAAATTGCGGGTTAGGAAATGCCGCTGACAAAACAGGTACTGGTTACAAAAACAAATCGTGCAACCGACAGTTCACAGGTCTCTCAACTAACCTTTGGAATGTATGAATAAAACTGCGACGCCTGCGGGAAACACAAGGACACATCGGCCAGGAAGTATCCACAATCtccaactttttcttttccattcATCGACTGAATTTCTGAGTTAATGGGACGATAGAACCCAGTGTTCGGATCCCTGGTCTCTGAACATTTCTGTAATGCGCTCTGCCCGCAGAGCTCTCTGATGTTGTCGAGCTCGTTTTGCGAGCTCATCGGGCCAGGGAGTACGGTATCCGTAAGGATCCAGCCATCCACGTCAACCAATGTTCGGATCAGGTCAATGCTGATGGCGAAGGATTTGGAgccattttttgtcaaaaccCGTGTCATGTCAAATCTGACAGATATAGTCTTCTGGaagtaaaatatgatttttaaaaattttaaattaggcTTTTAAGCTTACAAAAACCGGACTTTGAAGGTTTGGCTTTACAAACGGCGCAACTCCACTCCTAAATATTTTGTATAGTTTTGGCtcacaaaattatcaaaaaagctTACATCCAAACACTACTCGTCGTATAGTAGGCGTAGCCCAAAACTCGAACCGGACGGAAATAGTTTTTATAGTCTTGATAGTAATTGTAAATATTGTTAGAGGTGTCGTAGCGGTATTctggaaatggaaattttctagcaaattaatttaaaggtggggtaccgaaatttgagactttgcgtatttagacccaaaatggtccaaaactaccgaatttcgtaatgagacgttctgaaaatttttcaaaaaaaagttatggcccctcaaagttttggaaaaaacggcctatttttagctaaaatctcaaattttggcaacttatcgGTGCAcggtgtggattttttaacaaaaaatcaaaaaaacatgttccaaGAATTAATTCATTCTTAACCATTGCGTGACACGtggcatttttttgagtttttgatggATTTTAGCTGTTTTAAATCAGCCAACTTTTAgctttgtttcattttttcttcaagttttttttggattatcaAAGTTGATAGCATTTTCAAGTAAGacataaagaaaaaactaaaacaacaCATTTTGTAATAGAGAAAAACAACGCCAAAATATGTATATCTTGCGCCAGGAAAAGTCCTCTAACTGACCATTGGGcccacaactttttttaaaaatttatcattcTGATAATTAGATGTCTGGTTATAATACtagcatattttaaaaatttttctatgtctattttttgagaaaaggtaggtagttgtgaaaaaatggtGGTTTCCCTAACAGGGGAAGGATCTCAAAAAATCCTGAGAAATCTGTTACGTCATAACATATATTTGATAGTTGATGATTACAGATAAtcacatcaaaaaaaattagatgttTTAGAGCAAGTTCAACCAAATTACAGCGT
This is a stretch of genomic DNA from Caenorhabditis elegans chromosome V. It encodes these proteins:
- the C14C6.13 gene encoding Peptidase S1 domain-containing protein (Partially confirmed by transcript evidence) translates to MDKGLDPSLYPVSKDLGIGMLTELPMNCSCPDLRVIHSVADKNGKLKFEREAEISGAMAVYGIAGYLAPFPGYCNSDQVELIEFYSPVLKEYRYDTSNNIYNYYQDYKNYFRPVRVLGYAYYTTSSVWMSGVAPFVKPNLQSPVFKTISVRFDMTRVLTKNGSKSFAISIDLIRTLVDVDGWILTDTVLPGPMSSQNELDNIRELCGQSALQKCSETRDPNTGFYRPINSEIQSMNGKEKVGDCGYFLADVSLCFPQASQFYSYIPKYNNNSVIYGNYNDGENGNSVGYAYPHTFAFLKL